From Watersipora subatra chromosome 2, tzWatSuba1.1, whole genome shotgun sequence, one genomic window encodes:
- the LOC137387905 gene encoding uncharacterized protein, producing the protein MYWQSYDSIERQPIPIGYVTLVVTLLKQFSCALRKPVKVRAAGVKLYEKAVSDLKEKEPKEPREPKIPVERVSSLKNQLEIVTRDFEFCQAKAKLATIEIEQLKSSLVKQEGGVDGLYRYMNEGFIDYAPKMSAPPLIRSMSETKVDSKQHLTPTAKRGRSKRNVTSRGKTSSLAEQSQSRLAIASADSEHTSENFDVFSPTIPGGFISDLNEKRLLDNKGSVGNFAATPSEDRFNSLLAPSSNSASTRPSFAKYNLSSVSKQNSFLPIPSSDVFFSKPSETNVSPASVKDTYASLPVPSSSRGLSRTSQDLLNLASSSNLKLGQESQRPSLRYPYDKQPTTLEAAIAEWSEASMEKEKKGSTNTHLPLLSSPAAVALDFIHEPETTVRSVEISSSNLNLPSLSLPIAVASDVTRDKISTDEPENVLNLGPKGTIKKVAAKKSPIGTSSQLKPESSTLKLKKRKLNVEGKSETTTKIQPPGSSKSIAQNVKSSTRKSKMQASSEDSALDLLGTARFVHSNHELENGSSKHPYELRQSDAFPNITGSIDSLSEQVRINSSTFAPKHQSTENIETFAKMPPDIKARSQFPSVKYRKIFRTPRVDSANVLPTKGIDLGSQVLLGAHQVDSKDPVLVDKPTRRVPSQTSSRQMQNRPSKVIDKSKPSKLKVRGSGSSTTGHTTLSYLAPKKLGSSVENHTVQRQRSLDVIRSSSDVDISHYLVKVNESKSDTDMKNYSEQIELETDIGKIGIVQPIRMNERSSHQSKPTLSSQLAEKRRFQNKTSPSGVMQVITEVSQITLDGSEIYEPTIAQEEPNIENVSLVAEAKGSMADTNITSQEGKKKGIDASLGVDFVANIEKLDISTSTTSIAQEVANATNLETFVTELEPAKEEKGVINATVLPILARENEDIVKLEKNYANLQRSQTRRSMATHTTDIHVATTQTRDISASTDEVIETSNSDTASDYMAAELEQYDYLQDKFEFLKESVNKTKGEVHTIIAALSLPTSSTTEDLNDTVKQQNKHQNNILIPTAVDGIEVNMTNTEQHNITKSKSPQASTSSFNANKHGTVEKKKQDLGKIAGNLTMFEAELGKIVDGTDVNMTNTERYNITKSMSPQASTSSFNPNKHGTLEKKKRVLQKIEGDLTMYEAEIGEHLLHIETRMKILEQHRSKHTGDNSTVKIISYRSPDTLHSQQSTGHSSTSPSIKFYAPPVSPSRTPPRSPDLPPLVYKYAESNMFRQTDAPPTFNGNRGVAQRAHSSTSYQTKPAEFRERKTQLHPFLSRKSPKRNKHPHKLSLQVLDILTVKQI; encoded by the exons ATGTATTGGCAATCGTATGACTCCATAGAAAGGCAGCCGATTCCCATCGGCTATGTGACCTTGGTTGTCACCCTCCTTAAGCAGTTTTCTTGTGCCCTGAGGAAGCCTGTCAAAGTCA GAGCGGCAGGAGTGAAACTGTATGAAAAAGCAGTAAGTGACTTGAAGGAAAAAGAACCCAAAGAACCGCGAGAACCAA AGATACCTGTAGAGCGAGTCTCCTCACTTAAAAACCAACTTGAAATTGTCACCAGGGATTTTGAGTTTTGCCAGGCAAAGGCTAAACTAGCTACTATTGAGATTGAGCAGCTAAAGAGCTCATTGGTCAAGCAAGAAGGCGGCGTAGATGGCCTTTACCGGTATATGAATGAGGGATTCATAGACTACGCGCCTAAAATGAGTGCACCG CCGCTTATTCGATCAATGAGTGAGACTAAAGTAGACTCAAAACAGCACTTAACTCCAACAGCAAAACGCGGTAGATCAAAGAGGAATGTGACTAGTCGCGGGAAAACATCTTCTTTAGCGGAGCAATCACAATCAAGATTGGCTATAGCCTCTGCAGATTCTGAGCATACTTCagaaaattttgatgttttttctcCAACTATTCCGGGAGGTTTCATATCTGACCTCAACGAGAAGCGATTGCTGGATAATAAAGGATCTGTAGGAAATTTTGCTGCAACACCTAGTGAAGATCGCTTCAATTCTCTTCTTGCTCCTTCTAGTAACTCTGCTTCTACTAGACCATCTTTTGCTAAGTACAATCTCTCATCTGTTAGTAAACAAAACTCTTTTCTACCGATTCCGTCAAGTGATGTGTTCTTTTCTAAACCATCTGAAACAAATGTGTCTCCAGCATCAGTTAAAGATACTTACGCATCTTTACCTGTGCCTTCTAGCAGTCGAGGACTTTCTAGAACATCTCAAGACTTGCTTAATTTAGCTTCTTCATCAAATCTGAAGCTTGGCCAAGAGAGTCAGAGACCTTCCCTGAGGTACCCTTACGACAAACAACCAACTACTCTAGAAGCAGCCATTGCTGAATGGTCAGAGGCAAGTatggaaaaagaaaagaaaggcTCAACTAACACACACTTACCATTGTTATCCTCACCAGCAGCTGTAGCATTGGATTTTATTCATGAGCCAGAGACCACAGTGAGATCTGTTGAAATTAGTTCAAGTAACCTAAACTTACCATCGCTATCGTTGCCAATAGCTGTAGCATCGGATGTCACTCGAGATAAAATTTCAACAGATGAGCCTGAAAATGTTTTGAATTTAGGACCAAAAGGAACAATCAAAAAGGTTGCAGCTAAAAAATCTCCAATAGGTACTAGCAGTCAACTTAAACCAGAAAGCAGCACATTAAAACtcaaaaaaagaaaacttaaTGTAGAAGGCAAATCTGAAACCACAACTAAAATTCAACCTCCAGGAAGCTCAAAATCAATTGCGCAAAATGTGAAATCTAGCACTAGAAAAAGTAAAATGCAGGCATCGTCTGAAGATAGTGCTTTAGATCTATTAGGTACTGCAAGATTCGTTCATTCTAATCACGAGCTAGAAAATGGAAGTTCGAAACATCCATATGAACTCAGACAATCTGATGCATTTCCAAATATAACTGGGTCTATTGACTCTCTTTCTGAACAAGTAAGGATCAACAGCTCAACCTTTGCTCCGAAGCATCAATCAACTGAGAATATAGAGACGTTTGCCAAAATGCCTCCTGACATAAAAGCCCGCAGTCAATTTCCTTCAGTTAAATATCGCAAGATATTTAGAACACCACGAGTAGATTCTGCCAATGTTTTACCAACAAAGGGCATAGATCTTGGGTCACAAGTGCTGTTAGGAGCTCATCAAGTAGATTCTAAAGATCCTGTTTTAGTTGATAAACCTACTCGCCGAGTTCCCTCACAGACATCATCAAGACAAATGCAGAATAGACCTTCAAAAGTTATAGACAAAAGTAAACCATCAAAGCTAAAGGTCAGAGGCTCAGGTTCTAGTACTACTGGCCATACAACCTTAAGTTATCTAGCTCCAAAGAAACTGGGCAGTTCTGTTGAAAATCATACGGTGCAACGGCAAAGATCACTCGATGTTATACGCAGCAGCTCTGATGTAGACATAAGCCATTATTTGGTAAAAGTCAACGAATCAAAATCAGACACTGATATGAAGAAttattctgagcaaattgaGCTTGAAACAGATATTGGCAAAATTGGAATTGTTCAACCAATACGCATGAATGAAAGATCTAGTCACCAATCAAAGCCAACCTTGAGTTCGCAGCTCGCTGAGAAGAGACGATTTCAGAATAAGACCTCACCATCAGGTGTTATGCAAGTAATCACTGAAGTATCTCAAATTACACTTGATGGATCTGAGATTTATGAGCCTACTATAGCACAAGAGGAACCAAACATTGAAAATGTGTCATTAGTTGCGGAAGCTAAAGGGTCAATGGCTGACACCAACATTACTTCGCAAGAGGGCAAGAAAAAAGGCATTGACGCTTCTCTTGGTGTAGATTTTGTGGCCAATATTGAAAAACTAGACATTTCAACCTCAACTACTTCTATAGCTCAAGAAGTAGCAAATGCTACAAATCTAGAAACTTTTGTAACCGAACTTGAGCCTGCTAAAGAAGAAAAAGGCGTAATTAATGCAACTGTTTTACCAATTCTGGCAAGAGAGAATGAAGAcattgtaaaacttgaaaaaaactaTGCCAACCTTCAGAGGTCACAGACAAGGAGGTCTATGGCAACGCACACAACTGATATTCATGTAGCCACAACACAGACAAGAGACATCTCAGCTT CAACTGATGAAGTTATAGAAACATCAAACTCGGATACTGCTTCAGATTATATG GCCGCTGAACTTGAGCAGTATGACTACCTACAGGACAAGTTTGAATTTCTCAAAGAGTCAGTAAACAAGACAAAGGGTGAAGTGCACACAAT AATCGCTGCACTATCTCTTCCAACAAGCTCTACCACAGAAGACTTGAATGACACTGTAAAGCAACAGAATAAGCACCAAAACAACATTCTTATACCCACG GCTGTAGATGGTATAGAGGTAAACATGACTAATACAGAACAACATAACATAACCAAGTCAAAGAGCCCTCAGGCAAGCACATCCTCAT TCAATGCGAATAAGCATGGAACAGTGGAAAAGAAGAAGCAAGATCTCGGAAAGATAGCGGGAAATCTTACCATGTTTGAGGCAGAACTTGGGAAG ATTGTGGATGGTACGGATGTAAACATGACTAATACAGAACGATATAACATAACCAAGTCAATGAGCCCTCAAGCAAGCACATCTTCAT TTAACCCAAACAAGCATGGAACACTAGAAAAGAAGAAGCGTGTCCTCCAAAAGATAGAGGGAGATCTTACCATGTATGAGGCAGAAATTGGAGAG CATCTGCTTCATATCGAGACCCGTATGAAGATTTTGGAACAACATCGGAGCAAGCATACAGGAGACAACTCCACTGTGAAAATTATTAGCTACAGGTCACCTGATAC CCTCCATTCACAGCAAAGCACAGGCCATTCAAGTACCTCTCCATCAATTAAATTTTATGCACCACCAGTCTCTCCCTCTCGCACTCCTCCACGTTCTCCAGATCTTCCTCCACTAGTTTACAAATATGCAGAAAGCAATATGTTCAGACAGACAGATGCCCCGCCAACGTTTAACGGCAATCGAG GTGTGGCTCAGCGGGCTCACTCCTCTACGTCTTACCAAACAAAACCAGCTGAATTCAGAGAAAGGAAAACTCAGTTACATCCTTTTCTGTCCCGTAAATCACCCAAAAGAAATAAGCATCCACATAAGCTGTCTTTACAGGTACtggatatacttactgttaaaCAGATATGA